Proteins from one Mytilus galloprovincialis chromosome 11, xbMytGall1.hap1.1, whole genome shotgun sequence genomic window:
- the LOC143051175 gene encoding uncharacterized protein LOC143051175: MLCEKFMYGGKKGNENNFRTERRCEQLCDGVKEHPCTPHPGCPRPLPGICRGYIYEIVNGVKCFAGCTNPSCKKGSCPSSPPDLPCKSRCDLESDYQCPGDQLCCQERCCRDPVLEPKTGYCPEDPKPRNCYLRNSECESDSQCKGKRKCCRFSCQKFCVDPKDEREIIMISNVEN, encoded by the exons ATGCTGTGTGAAAAGTTTATGTATGGTGGTAAAAAGGGCAATGAGAATAATTTTAGAACCGAAAGAAGATGTGAGCAACTATGTGATGGCGTTA AAGAACATCCATGTACACCACATCCCGGATGCCCACGGCCATTACCAGGTATTTGTCGAGGCTATATATATGAAATTGTCAATGGAGTGAAATGCTTTGCTGGATGCACAAATCCCAGTTGTAAAAAA GGTTCATGTCCATCTAGCCCACCAGACCTTCCATGTAAGTCAAGATGCGACCTAGAAAGTGATTACCAATGTCCGGGTGATCAACTATGTTGCCAGGAACGATGTTGTCGGGATCCAGTTTTAG AACCGAAGACGGGTTATTGCCCAGAAGATCCGAAACCAAGAAATTGCTATTTAAGAAACTCCGAATGTGAATCAGATAGTCAATGTAAAGGGAAACGGAAATGCTGCAGATTTTCATGTCAAAAATTCTGTGTTGATCCTAAAGATGAACGTGAAATTATTATGATTAgtaatgttgaaaattaa
- the LOC143050761 gene encoding uncharacterized protein LOC143050761 — translation MRFPVNKLILDATTIKRFHYDVQAGRCKRFFYGGCEGNYNNFETRQDITGQCKRFLYSGCEGNNNNFKTRRDCVTACRKRGTGISYA, via the exons ATGAGATTcccagtaaataaactcatcctaGATGCTa CAACGATAAAAAGATTTCACTATGATGTACAAGCTGGGCGGTGTAAAAGATTTTTCTATGGTGGTTGCGAGGGCAACTATAATAATTTCGAAACGAGACAAGA TATAACTGGGCAGTGTAAAAGGTTCTTATATAGTGGTTGTGAGGGCAACAATAACAATTTCAAAACGAGACGAGATTGTGTAACAGCATGCAGAAAACGAGGTACTGGTATTTCGTATGCTTGA